TGAGCGGATTGCCAGCATGGCGATTCCGCATTTGCAGGCAGCGGGGCTGTTGCCGACTGAATTGTCGGCAGAACAGCAGGATTGGGCTAAGGCCCTCGTTCGCTTATATCAAGAGCAGATGACTTCTGCGTCCGATATTGTAGCGTTGTCTGAGCTGTTTTTCCGTTCACATCTGGAGATGGATGCCGAAGCGGCGGCTGTGCTGGCCGAAGAGCAGGTTCCTGAGGTGCTTAGAGCCTTTGCCGGCAAGGTTGAAGCAAGCGAGGAGTTTACTGCTCCACAAATGGCCAAGCTGATCAAGGAAGTTCAAAAGGAAACTGGCTTTAAGGGTAAACAGCTGTTCATGCCGATTCGTGTGGCTCTTACAGGTCAAACTCATGGTCGGGATCTGAACGAAACCATCTATTTGCTTGGACGTGACAAGGTGTTGGACCGACTTAAGGCACAAATTAAAGGCTGATATTTCTTGTCAATTTGTTGTCTTTTCGCTATAATGACTCCATTGATACGGATTGATATTTACGTGTAAAGGCTGCGAACAGGAGAAGTACACTGCATATGGGCATCTGCCAGAGAGGACGGCCGAGGGAAACCCCGGGCTGGAAGCCGTCCAGATGACCTGCGGAGGAAATGCACCTGGGAGCCGTGCGCCCGAACCCTAATTAGCACCAACCGCTGGTTGTGGCAAGGGCGTGCCGAGTCGTTCCCGTTACCGGACGCCAAAGACGGACTTCTCTGCTTTTTAGGTAGCAGATATGTCCGAAGCAGAGTGGAACCACGTTCATGCGTCTCTGCAGCTTAGGCTGCGGAGGCGCTTTTTCATTTTTATCAGATTCAGACTCGACATAGATTGAAAAATGTCGAAGAATGCTGATGGATGCGAAAATTGGCGAAACGTGAAGTTTGTGAAGATGCGGCAAGGATATAGAGGGAGTAGGAGGGCGACATGTTCAGACATATCAAATCCGACATTCAGACTGTTTTGGATAATGATCCGGCCGCCCGGAGTAAGCTGGAGGTCATTTTTACGTATTCCGGCGTTCATGCCCTTTGGGCACACCGAATCGCACATTGGTTTTACTTACGAAAGTGGTGTACTCTAGCTCGTGTTATATCTCAGGTATCGCGGTTTATGACAGGCATTGAAATTCATCCTGGCGCTCGTATCGGAGATCGGCTGTTCATTGACCATGGTATGGGAGTGGTCATCGGTGAAACCTGTGAGATTGGCGACGATGTCGTATTGTATCAGGGGGTCACTCTTGGAGGGACCGGAAAAGAGAAGGGGAAGCGCCATCCCACTATTGGGAATAATGTAGTTATAGGCTCTGGCGCCAAGATATTGGGATCTTTTACAATTGGGGCGCAGTCCAACATTGGCTCCAACTCGGTTGTACTTAAAGAGGTTCCGCCTAACAGTACGGTAGTGGGGATACCGGGGCGAGTGGTCAGACAGGATGGCAGACGTCCAGACCGACTTAGTCATCAGCTGCCTGATCCGGTCGTCGATTCTATACGTGCTCTTCAATTGGAAATAGAACGTTTACGTGCAGAATTGTCTGATTTGAAGGATGAGCAATCTGCTCGGAAACATCAGGTGACCCAAGAGAATAAATGACAAGGATAATTTTCATGAGGGAGGAACATAACGATGCCGCTTCAAATTTATAATACAATGACGAGGAGTCGGGAGCCTTTTGTGCCACTGGAGCCTGGAAAGGTTAAAATGTATGTATGCGGACCTACCGTGTATGATTATATTCATATTGGTAATGCACGACCTGTAATTGTGTTTGACGTGGTACGCAGCTACCTGGAGTATTTGGGCTATGATGTGAACTATGTAGTGAATTTTACAGATGTCGATGATAAGCTGATCCGCAAAGCTCGGGAACTTGATATGGAGGTTCCGGCAGTTGCCGAGAAATTTATTGCAGCCTATCATGAGGATCTGACTGGATTGAATGTTCCTGCCGCCAGCATAAATCCGCGCGTAACAGAGAGCATGGAGCTGATTGTTGATTTTATTAAGGAACTGGTAGACAAAGGCTATGCCTATGAGAATGATGGCGATGTGTTCTATCGGACCAAAAAGTTCAAAGATTACGGACAACTGTCAGGTCAAAATCTGGAGGAGCTTCAGTTCGGAATTCGCATCCATGTGGATGAGCGTAAGGAAAATGCCGAAGATTTTGTACTCTGGAAGGCAGCAAAGCCGGGAGAAATTTATTGGTCGAGCCCTTGGGGAGATGGACGACCGGGTTGGCATATCGAATGCTCGGCTATGGCTCGCCATTATTTGGGGGATACGCTGGACATCCATGGAGGCGGACAGGATTTGCAATTTCCGCATCATGAATGTGAATGCGCGCAATCCGAAGCGATTACGGGCAAGCCATTGGCCCGCTACTGGATGCATAACGGATATATTCGCATTGATAATGAAAAAATGTCGAAATCGCTCGGTAACGGTATTTTGGTTAAAGATCTGCGTGCTCGTCACAAGCCCGAGGCTTTACGCTATTTTATGCTGTCGACACATTACCGCAATCCGTTGAACTACAACCAAGAGACGATGAGTCAGGCGGAGAACAGTGTCGAACGGATTGCCAATGCAGTCGCCAACGTAAAGCATCGTTTAGCCAATGCTTTGAAAGGTAATGAAGAAGTATCGGCTGGGCTGCAAACGAAGCTTGACGGGATTTTGCAGCAGTTTGGCGAAAAAAT
This DNA window, taken from Paenibacillus kribbensis, encodes the following:
- the cysE gene encoding serine O-acetyltransferase, which codes for MFRHIKSDIQTVLDNDPAARSKLEVIFTYSGVHALWAHRIAHWFYLRKWCTLARVISQVSRFMTGIEIHPGARIGDRLFIDHGMGVVIGETCEIGDDVVLYQGVTLGGTGKEKGKRHPTIGNNVVIGSGAKILGSFTIGAQSNIGSNSVVLKEVPPNSTVVGIPGRVVRQDGRRPDRLSHQLPDPVVDSIRALQLEIERLRAELSDLKDEQSARKHQVTQENK
- the cysS gene encoding cysteine--tRNA ligase produces the protein MPLQIYNTMTRSREPFVPLEPGKVKMYVCGPTVYDYIHIGNARPVIVFDVVRSYLEYLGYDVNYVVNFTDVDDKLIRKARELDMEVPAVAEKFIAAYHEDLTGLNVPAASINPRVTESMELIVDFIKELVDKGYAYENDGDVFYRTKKFKDYGQLSGQNLEELQFGIRIHVDERKENAEDFVLWKAAKPGEIYWSSPWGDGRPGWHIECSAMARHYLGDTLDIHGGGQDLQFPHHECECAQSEAITGKPLARYWMHNGYIRIDNEKMSKSLGNGILVKDLRARHKPEALRYFMLSTHYRNPLNYNQETMSQAENSVERIANAVANVKHRLANALKGNEEVSAGLQTKLDGILQQFGEKMDDDFNTPDAITAVFEWVSEANHLLQRDVVNQAELQAVLHTFDSMNKVLRIYSEPKEELLDDEIEQLIAERVEARKTKNWGRADEIRDLLAAKGIVLEDTAQGMRWRRK